One Acidobacteriota bacterium genomic window carries:
- the thiI gene encoding tRNA 4-thiouridine(8) synthase ThiI: MDSVIVHYQEIALKGRNRPWFIDRLVSNLRQATAGLDVKQVRALMGRIEVTLGPSADWPALRERLSNVFGVANFARAGTSQPDVDAIAAAIVEQLEAGVDGAGADTSFRVRATRADKTYPLTSPEIERAVGGRIKQEIGWRVNLEQPDVPIRVEVLPGRIFHTIGKEPGAGGLPTGSSGSVVCLLSGGIDSPVAANRLMKRGCRVRFVHFHAYPILSRASLDKARELVELLTRRQLQSRLYAVPFGEIQQQVVLSAPPPLRVVLYRRLMMRIAERLARACDARALVTGESVGQVASQTLDNLAVINDVVRLPVLRPLVGSDKEEIVNEARRLGTYPISIIPDQDCCTLFVPRRPATRASRDEVERAERDLPMDAMIDQALAAAERTDAVFPARRDARAPKPPADEGASQAAEAPHGL, from the coding sequence ATGGATTCGGTCATCGTTCACTATCAGGAGATCGCGCTGAAGGGACGGAACCGTCCCTGGTTCATCGACCGTCTGGTGAGCAACCTGCGCCAGGCGACCGCGGGCCTCGACGTGAAACAGGTCCGCGCCCTCATGGGGCGGATCGAGGTAACGCTCGGCCCGTCAGCCGACTGGCCGGCGCTACGCGAACGGCTGTCCAACGTCTTCGGCGTGGCCAACTTTGCCCGCGCGGGGACATCCCAACCGGACGTCGACGCGATTGCCGCCGCCATCGTCGAGCAGCTCGAAGCGGGAGTAGACGGGGCGGGCGCCGACACCAGCTTTCGTGTCCGCGCGACGCGCGCCGACAAGACCTATCCCCTCACGTCGCCCGAGATCGAACGGGCGGTAGGCGGCCGGATCAAGCAGGAGATCGGCTGGCGCGTCAACCTCGAGCAGCCCGACGTTCCGATCCGGGTCGAAGTGCTGCCGGGCCGCATCTTCCACACCATCGGGAAGGAACCGGGAGCGGGCGGGCTGCCGACGGGATCGAGCGGCTCGGTCGTCTGCCTCCTCTCCGGCGGCATCGATTCGCCGGTTGCCGCCAACCGCCTGATGAAGCGCGGCTGCCGCGTCCGGTTCGTCCACTTTCATGCCTACCCCATTCTGTCGCGCGCCTCGCTCGACAAGGCACGCGAGCTGGTCGAGCTACTCACGCGGCGGCAGTTGCAGTCGCGGCTGTATGCGGTGCCGTTCGGCGAGATTCAGCAGCAGGTGGTGCTGTCGGCGCCGCCGCCGCTCCGCGTCGTCCTCTACCGCCGGCTGATGATGCGGATCGCCGAACGCCTGGCGCGCGCGTGCGATGCCCGGGCGCTCGTGACCGGCGAGTCGGTCGGCCAGGTGGCGTCGCAGACCCTCGACAACCTTGCCGTGATCAACGACGTCGTCCGGCTACCCGTGCTGCGCCCTCTCGTCGGATCCGACAAGGAGGAAATCGTCAACGAAGCGCGCCGGCTCGGGACTTATCCGATTTCGATCATTCCGGATCAGGACTGCTGCACGCTCTTCGTCCCGCGCCGGCCGGCCACCCGCGCGTCCCGGGACGAAGTGGAGCGGGCCGAGCGCGATTTGCCGATGGACGCGATGATTGACCAGGCCCTCGCCGCGGCCGAGCGGACAGACGCGGTGTTTCCGGCGCGGCGCGACGCGCGGGCGCCGAAACCGCCGGCCGACGAGGGTGCTTCGCAGGCTGCCGAAGCGCCGCACGGCCTATAA
- the def gene encoding peptide deformylase, protein MSILKVARMGHPVLRTPTPPLEPSDISSPEIQRLIDDMFETMNEYAGIGLAAPQVHRELRLFVAGVDDPDQGLPPVVMINPEIEPLGDATEEDWEGCLSIPDIRGRVPRATKIRVQSLDRHGAPQQFTAAGFAARVIQHETDHLDGVLFLDRMSSFDSLTFLSEYDRFAAGD, encoded by the coding sequence ATGTCCATCCTGAAGGTGGCGCGCATGGGGCACCCCGTCCTCCGCACTCCCACCCCGCCGCTCGAACCGTCCGACATCAGTTCGCCCGAGATCCAGCGACTCATCGACGACATGTTCGAAACCATGAACGAGTACGCCGGCATCGGGCTGGCGGCGCCGCAGGTGCACCGCGAGCTCCGCCTGTTCGTGGCCGGCGTGGACGATCCGGACCAGGGGCTGCCGCCCGTCGTGATGATCAATCCCGAGATCGAGCCGCTCGGGGACGCCACGGAAGAAGACTGGGAGGGCTGCCTGAGCATCCCGGACATCCGCGGCCGCGTTCCCCGCGCAACGAAGATCCGCGTGCAGTCGCTGGACAGGCACGGCGCGCCGCAGCAGTTCACGGCCGCCGGTTTCGCGGCGCGGGTGATTCAGCACGAGACCGACCACCTCGACGGCGTGCTCTTCCTCGACCGGATGTCGTCGTTCGACAGCCTCACGTTCCTGTCGGAGTACGACCGCTTCGCGGCGGGGGACTAG
- a CDS encoding thymidylate synthase — translation MRASRKPGVLYRVPSTVAATETFTPAEAAALSPYFGNTDSPIFVLTNLPEVVKGALFARYSRSAKSVRRLFLDEFLETAGEVDHGGAEGPGSARAETLYRRVFDQYGDDSVAQLGGAHLACEGVSNVLTKVLERGRLMSYLEQSTRYVPYTQRPDGRWKYVIPGELQEDAERADYAAVLDRAFETYARWIEPMQRLFRERHPQAEGDSDGVYRAVIRAKALDTLRGLLPAATRSNVGIYGSGQAWEALLLRMRAHTLAESREVAGLMLPELRKVIPAFLQRVDREDRGVRWSGYLREQRAATEALAASMDGPGGVHRGGVEQVAGLEAGAPAGAPADAPSGAPAGDEVTLTDFDPDGEVKVVAAALYAASDVSHGQLLARARAMSTEERVRALRAYAGERSNRRHRPGRAFEHADYTFDILSDYGAFRDLQRHRLLTLDWQALTARHGCTRPEAIDAVGARDDWDRVMGDSADLAARIAGRHSPLVAQYAVAMAYRIRFYMRMNAREAMHVIELRTTPQGHPAYRRVCQRMHRLIAERAGHRAIAEAMTFADHSEVELERLDSERASERKRTASPPPRSGRTPTGT, via the coding sequence ATGCGGGCGTCACGGAAGCCGGGCGTATTATATCGCGTGCCGTCGACCGTAGCCGCGACCGAGACGTTCACGCCGGCCGAGGCGGCGGCCCTCTCTCCCTACTTCGGCAACACCGACAGCCCCATCTTCGTCCTCACGAACCTGCCGGAAGTGGTGAAGGGGGCGCTGTTCGCCCGCTACTCGCGGTCCGCGAAGTCGGTCCGCCGCCTCTTTCTCGACGAGTTCCTCGAGACGGCTGGCGAAGTCGACCACGGCGGCGCCGAGGGACCAGGATCGGCGCGGGCCGAGACGCTCTACCGTCGCGTCTTCGACCAGTACGGCGACGACTCGGTGGCGCAGCTCGGCGGCGCGCACCTTGCGTGCGAGGGCGTGTCGAACGTCCTGACGAAGGTGCTCGAACGGGGTCGGCTGATGTCGTACCTGGAGCAGTCGACGCGCTACGTCCCCTACACCCAGCGGCCCGACGGTCGGTGGAAGTACGTCATTCCCGGCGAGCTGCAGGAGGATGCCGAGCGCGCGGACTACGCCGCCGTGCTCGACCGCGCGTTCGAGACCTATGCCCGCTGGATCGAGCCGATGCAGCGGCTTTTTCGCGAGCGCCACCCGCAGGCGGAGGGCGATTCCGACGGCGTCTACCGCGCCGTGATCCGGGCGAAGGCGCTCGACACGTTGCGCGGCCTGCTGCCGGCCGCGACTCGATCCAACGTCGGCATCTACGGCTCGGGCCAGGCGTGGGAAGCGCTGTTGCTCCGGATGCGGGCGCATACGCTCGCCGAGAGCAGGGAAGTGGCCGGCCTGATGCTGCCGGAGCTCCGAAAAGTGATTCCCGCGTTCCTCCAGCGCGTCGATCGCGAGGACCGCGGCGTCCGTTGGAGCGGCTACCTCCGGGAGCAACGGGCCGCGACCGAGGCGCTGGCCGCGTCGATGGACGGGCCGGGGGGCGTGCACCGAGGTGGAGTAGAGCAGGTTGCCGGCCTGGAGGCCGGCGCACCAGCCGGCGCACCAGCAGACGCACCGTCCGGGGCGCCCGCGGGCGACGAAGTGACGCTGACCGACTTCGACCCCGACGGCGAGGTGAAGGTGGTGGCGGCGGCGCTCTATGCCGCGTCGGACGTGTCGCATGGGCAGCTCCTCGCACGGGCCCGCGCAATGTCGACGGAGGAACGGGTTCGCGCGCTTCGGGCCTATGCCGGCGAGCGGAGCAATCGACGGCACCGCCCGGGGCGCGCTTTCGAGCACGCCGACTACACATTCGACATCCTGTCGGATTACGGGGCGTTCCGCGACCTGCAGCGCCACCGCCTGCTGACACTCGACTGGCAGGCCCTGACCGCCCGCCACGGCTGCACCCGGCCGGAGGCAATCGACGCCGTCGGGGCCCGCGATGACTGGGACCGCGTGATGGGCGACTCCGCCGATCTGGCCGCCCGGATCGCGGGCCGCCACTCGCCGCTCGTCGCGCAGTACGCGGTTGCGATGGCGTACCGGATCCGCTTCTACATGCGGATGAACGCCCGTGAGGCGATGCACGTGATCGAGCTGCGAACGACGCCGCAGGGGCATCCTGCGTATCGGCGGGTCTGCCAGCGGATGCACCGGCTGATTGCCGAGCGCGCGGGTCACCGGGCGATTGCCGAAGCGATGACGTTCGCCGACCACTCCGAGGTGGAGCTGGAACGGCTCGATTCCGAGCGCGCGAGCGAACGGAAGCGGACCGCTAGTCCCCCGCCGCGAAGCGGTCGTACTCCGACAGGAACGTGA
- a CDS encoding acyl-CoA thioesterase: MIRPASVTPAFSHRIEVRFRDCDAFKHVNNAVYFTYFEQARLVMAETLGLRRTLEEAGLSLILAHTSCDYKVQVVFGDQIEVRVGVNRIGGASFTLDMEARRVRDDALVATSKSVQVVYDYSVERPVRIPDTLREKLESLMSGSPVVT, translated from the coding sequence ATAATACGCCCGGCTTCCGTGACGCCCGCATTCTCCCACCGGATCGAGGTTCGCTTCCGCGACTGCGACGCGTTCAAGCACGTCAACAACGCGGTCTACTTCACCTACTTCGAGCAGGCGCGCCTGGTGATGGCGGAGACCCTGGGCCTGCGCCGCACGCTCGAGGAGGCCGGGTTGAGCCTGATCCTGGCGCACACCTCCTGCGACTACAAGGTCCAGGTGGTGTTCGGCGACCAGATCGAGGTGCGCGTCGGCGTGAACCGCATCGGCGGCGCCAGTTTCACGCTCGACATGGAGGCACGGCGCGTGCGCGACGATGCCCTGGTCGCCACCAGCAAGTCGGTGCAGGTGGTCTACGACTATTCCGTCGAGCGGCCGGTCCGGATCCCCGACACGCTGCGTGAGAAGCTCGAGTCGCTGATGAGCGGCTCGCCGGTCGTCACATAA
- a CDS encoding sulfurtransferase produces the protein MANRANPKGYANPRLLITPDELAGQLGVAAGSAARRPPADSARVPVVIDLRPAAEFAAGHIPGAAHLDLFGISLIDTDPAPLDAFLWIIGHLLATRGVEARRPVVVYDEQSGIRAARAFWFLEFFGHTGARLLDGGVGAWERDGYFTTTEAVPPQAARWETGRDDTRLATWRDVEARLGQTDAAILDTRTDGEYCGATVRAKRGGAIPGAIHVEWTNNLDEHGAFKPAADLRAMYEAAGVTPDREVVTYCQGGYRAAHGYLALRLIGYPRVRNYLGSWKEWGDREHLPVEIPTPP, from the coding sequence ATGGCCAACCGGGCAAACCCCAAGGGCTACGCCAATCCCCGACTGCTGATTACGCCCGACGAACTGGCGGGGCAACTGGGCGTCGCGGCCGGCTCCGCGGCGCGGCGTCCGCCCGCCGACAGCGCGCGCGTCCCGGTAGTAATCGACCTGCGGCCGGCCGCCGAGTTCGCGGCGGGCCACATTCCCGGGGCCGCACATCTCGACCTGTTCGGCATCAGCCTCATCGACACCGATCCCGCGCCGCTCGACGCCTTTCTCTGGATTATTGGTCACCTGCTGGCGACGCGCGGCGTCGAGGCCCGGCGGCCGGTAGTCGTATACGACGAACAGTCCGGCATCCGGGCGGCGCGCGCCTTCTGGTTCCTCGAGTTCTTCGGCCACACCGGCGCGCGGCTGCTCGACGGCGGCGTCGGCGCGTGGGAGCGCGACGGTTACTTCACCACCACCGAGGCCGTGCCACCGCAGGCGGCGCGATGGGAGACGGGCCGCGATGACACGCGGCTCGCGACGTGGCGCGACGTCGAGGCGCGGCTGGGTCAGACCGATGCCGCGATCCTCGACACGCGCACCGACGGCGAGTACTGCGGCGCCACCGTCCGCGCCAAGCGGGGCGGCGCCATTCCGGGCGCGATCCACGTCGAGTGGACGAACAATCTGGACGAGCACGGCGCCTTCAAGCCGGCCGCCGACCTACGCGCCATGTATGAAGCAGCCGGCGTGACTCCCGACCGGGAAGTTGTCACCTACTGTCAGGGCGGCTACCGCGCCGCCCACGGATACCTCGCGCTACGCCTCATCGGCTATCCGCGCGTCCGGAACTATCTCGGTTCGTGGAAGGAGTGGGGCGACCGGGAGCATCTACCCGTGGAAATCCCTACCCCTCCGTAG
- a CDS encoding efflux RND transporter periplasmic adaptor subunit encodes MGWFSASPSWVVGALPAGTGGKKPGFPLCGPRWYDRHCQPTVLNASGYVTARLQSTVSSKITGRIVEVLVEEGMAVTEGQVLARLDDTTERSYVALAEAQLRAVRSALAELEVRHEEAQLDLYRQRQLLDKHLIGQADFDATQAHADSLEARIANQREQEVVAEREIDVRRTAREDTVIRAPFSGVAISKDAQPGETISPVSAGGGFTRTGVCTIVDMSSLEIEVDVNESYINRVSPGQRVVATLDAYPDWEIGARVITTIPAADRQRATVLVRIAFDALGDSRILPDMGVNVRFLEAGSPEEDQVERATEG; translated from the coding sequence TTGGGCTGGTTCTCGGCCTCGCCGTCCTGGGTGGTGGGGGCGTTGCCGGCTGGCACTGGTGGGAAGAAACCCGGATTCCCGCTGTGCGGACCACGGTGGTACGACAGACATTGCCAGCCGACGGTGCTGAACGCTTCGGGCTACGTTACGGCGCGCCTGCAGTCGACCGTTTCCTCGAAGATCACGGGACGCATTGTCGAAGTTCTCGTCGAGGAGGGGATGGCGGTGACCGAAGGCCAGGTCCTCGCCCGGCTCGACGACACGACCGAGCGGTCGTACGTGGCGCTGGCCGAAGCCCAGCTCCGCGCCGTGCGGAGCGCCTTGGCTGAGCTCGAGGTGCGACACGAGGAGGCGCAACTCGACCTTTATCGCCAGCGCCAACTGCTGGACAAGCACCTGATCGGACAGGCGGACTTCGACGCGACGCAGGCCCACGCGGACTCGCTTGAGGCGCGGATCGCCAACCAGCGCGAGCAGGAGGTCGTTGCCGAGCGCGAAATCGACGTGCGACGGACGGCCCGGGAGGACACCGTCATCCGCGCGCCGTTCAGCGGCGTGGCCATCTCCAAGGACGCCCAGCCGGGAGAGACGATCTCGCCGGTCAGCGCCGGCGGGGGCTTCACCCGCACCGGCGTCTGCACCATCGTCGACATGTCGTCGCTCGAGATCGAGGTCGACGTCAACGAGAGCTACATAAACCGGGTTTCGCCCGGACAGCGTGTGGTTGCGACCCTGGACGCCTACCCCGACTGGGAGATAGGGGCCCGCGTCATCACGACTATTCCCGCCGCCGACCGCCAGCGCGCGACAGTTTTGGTGCGGATCGCGTTCGACGCGCTCGGCGACTCCCGCATCCTGCCGGACATGGGGGTGAACGTGAGATTCCTCGAGGCCGGGTCGCCGGAGGAAGATCAAGTCGAGAGAGCTACGGAGGGGTAG
- a CDS encoding ABC transporter permease gives MLKQTAAVTRMSLESLGSRAASSATVVVGSAAVVAVLLGLLAMSSGFRSALVETAKPDRGLILRNGSNNEMDGWIGLQELAILEAYEGLDVTSGEVYATLTVPKRGAGTTVDVVCRGVTAAAFTLRPEVRIVSGRTLTPGRNEVIVGASAARQYAGLEVGDRVQARTAMLEVVGHFVAEGAPAESEIWMDRAISQSVFRRMSAVSVARVKLAADADVQTLNQRLAADPRLTSTLIPEHEFFAAQSASRAALIDAFAYLIAGIMALGSVFGALATMFTAVSRRSVEIATLRALGFHSVPVVISVLVEATVLALAGGILGVAVVYAILDGYTASTLNPAAGSQLAFAFRVTPESIGLGLAWALAVGVIGGMAPAIRAARLPITTVLRGA, from the coding sequence ATGTTGAAGCAGACAGCCGCCGTCACCCGCATGAGTCTGGAGAGCCTCGGCTCGCGCGCCGCCTCAAGCGCGACCGTCGTCGTCGGTTCGGCGGCCGTGGTCGCCGTGCTGCTCGGGCTGCTTGCGATGTCCTCCGGCTTCCGATCCGCTCTCGTAGAGACGGCGAAGCCCGACCGCGGGCTGATCCTCAGGAACGGCAGCAACAACGAGATGGACGGGTGGATCGGTCTTCAGGAGCTCGCGATCCTCGAGGCGTACGAAGGCCTCGACGTGACCAGCGGAGAGGTCTACGCAACGCTCACCGTGCCGAAGCGTGGGGCCGGCACTACGGTGGACGTCGTCTGCCGCGGCGTCACCGCGGCGGCGTTCACGCTGCGCCCCGAGGTCAGGATCGTCAGTGGACGCACGCTGACGCCGGGAAGAAACGAGGTCATCGTGGGCGCTTCCGCTGCGCGGCAATACGCCGGCCTCGAGGTGGGCGACAGGGTGCAGGCGCGCACCGCGATGCTCGAAGTCGTCGGTCACTTCGTCGCCGAGGGCGCCCCGGCGGAGTCCGAAATCTGGATGGATCGGGCGATCTCGCAGAGCGTCTTCCGACGCATGTCCGCAGTCAGTGTCGCCCGCGTGAAGCTGGCTGCGGACGCCGACGTGCAGACATTGAACCAGCGCTTGGCCGCCGATCCTCGGCTGACCAGCACGTTGATTCCAGAGCACGAGTTCTTCGCCGCGCAGTCGGCGTCACGCGCTGCGCTGATCGATGCGTTCGCCTACCTGATCGCCGGCATCATGGCGCTCGGATCAGTGTTCGGCGCGCTGGCCACGATGTTCACAGCCGTCAGCCGGCGCTCGGTCGAGATCGCGACTCTGCGCGCGCTCGGTTTCCACAGCGTTCCGGTCGTCATCTCGGTCTTGGTCGAGGCGACGGTGCTTGCCCTCGCCGGGGGAATCCTGGGCGTCGCCGTTGTGTACGCAATTCTTGACGGCTACACCGCATCGACGCTCAACCCGGCCGCGGGGTCCCAACTGGCCTTCGCCTTCCGGGTGACACCGGAGTCGATTGGGCTCGGTCTCGCTTGGGCCCTTGCAGTCGGCGTCATCGGCGGCATGGCGCCGGCAATACGCGCGGCGCGTCTACCGATCACAACCGTGCTGCGTGGGGCCTGA
- a CDS encoding ABC transporter permease translates to MTWLSLVRTGLWRKPTRTVLTTLSLSVAFVLFMLLRALSVAFTGGASVPGVQRLLVDAKYAMTDNLPLAAVQSVREIPGVAGATQMSWFGGYYQDPAHAFAKAPVDQTQYFRVFPELVIADDVLARFQASRRAVVVPVAMAEEHGWRTGDLIPIVGDIWPKSDGSWDWEFEVAGTYEVPPGSVLQPWFLLRYDYFNESVADWAKNEVGWVVARLDDGVDPKMVVDAIDVRFENSSDPTRSLSEDEWSRQFANQLGDIGLIATLILGAVFFTMLLLTANVAALAFRERVPELAVMKALGFKDGTAAVVVLAEALALCLMGAVGGVGIGFALEMPLNAQLAPVVGRFQMSWVDAGLALGIAGGLGLAIGLPPAVSARRLSIVHALREIS, encoded by the coding sequence ATGACTTGGCTGAGCTTGGTCAGAACCGGGCTGTGGCGCAAACCGACGCGGACGGTGCTGACGACGCTGTCGCTGTCGGTGGCCTTCGTCCTGTTCATGCTGCTGCGTGCTCTCAGCGTAGCGTTCACGGGCGGCGCCAGCGTTCCGGGCGTCCAACGACTGCTCGTCGATGCGAAGTACGCGATGACCGACAACCTGCCGCTCGCCGCGGTGCAGAGCGTGCGAGAGATCCCCGGTGTGGCCGGAGCAACGCAGATGAGCTGGTTCGGCGGCTACTACCAGGATCCGGCGCACGCCTTCGCGAAAGCCCCGGTCGACCAGACGCAGTACTTCCGAGTCTTTCCGGAACTCGTGATCGCCGACGATGTGCTTGCCCGGTTCCAGGCATCGCGCCGGGCCGTGGTCGTTCCCGTCGCCATGGCGGAGGAGCACGGTTGGCGAACCGGCGACCTCATCCCGATCGTCGGCGACATCTGGCCGAAGTCGGACGGATCGTGGGACTGGGAGTTCGAGGTCGCGGGGACCTACGAGGTACCTCCCGGAAGCGTTCTCCAGCCGTGGTTTCTGCTCCGCTACGACTACTTCAACGAATCGGTCGCAGACTGGGCGAAGAACGAAGTCGGCTGGGTCGTAGCGCGCCTGGACGACGGCGTCGATCCGAAGATGGTCGTCGACGCCATCGATGTCCGCTTCGAGAACTCGTCCGACCCGACACGTTCGCTGTCCGAAGATGAGTGGAGCCGGCAGTTCGCGAACCAGCTTGGAGACATCGGCCTCATCGCGACCCTGATCCTCGGCGCCGTGTTCTTCACGATGCTCCTGCTGACAGCGAACGTTGCAGCACTGGCGTTTCGCGAGCGCGTGCCGGAGCTGGCCGTCATGAAGGCCCTTGGATTCAAGGACGGCACCGCCGCAGTCGTGGTGCTCGCCGAGGCCTTGGCGCTCTGCCTCATGGGCGCCGTGGGCGGCGTCGGGATCGGGTTCGCGCTCGAGATGCCCCTGAATGCACAGCTCGCACCTGTCGTCGGCCGCTTCCAGATGAGTTGGGTTGACGCCGGACTCGCCCTTGGGATCGCGGGAGGGCTGGGTTTGGCCATCGGCTTGCCGCCGGCGGTCTCCGCGAGACGCCTGTCGATTGTCCACGCACTAAGGGAGATCAGCTAG
- a CDS encoding ABC transporter ATP-binding protein: MSESLVECRSLTYAYTRGGQTLVVLDHLDLTIQKGDFTALMGPSGSGKTTLLNLIAGLDRPMSGEVRVLGVPLGNLTSTALAEWRARHVGFVFQFYNLLPGLSAVANVELPLLLTSLTRSQRRQHADTALRIVGIEDRAAHKPSALSGGQQQRVAIARAIVTDPTLLVCDEPTGDLDRETATGVLSLLQSLNRKMGKTIVMVTHDPQAAEYADSVVQLDKGALIGAAA; encoded by the coding sequence ATGAGTGAATCGTTGGTCGAGTGCCGTAGCCTGACATACGCCTACACGCGAGGCGGCCAGACGCTCGTCGTGCTGGATCATCTCGATCTCACGATTCAGAAGGGCGATTTCACGGCGCTGATGGGGCCGTCGGGTTCCGGGAAGACGACGCTGTTGAACCTGATCGCCGGCCTGGATCGACCGATGTCGGGGGAGGTTCGAGTCCTCGGGGTGCCGCTTGGCAACCTGACCTCGACGGCGCTGGCTGAGTGGCGGGCGCGCCACGTCGGGTTCGTCTTTCAGTTCTACAACCTGTTGCCGGGGCTGTCTGCGGTCGCCAACGTCGAGTTGCCGCTACTCCTGACATCGCTCACGCGAAGCCAGCGGCGCCAGCACGCGGACACCGCGCTGCGGATCGTCGGGATCGAGGATCGTGCGGCGCACAAGCCGTCGGCCCTCTCGGGCGGTCAGCAACAGCGGGTCGCGATTGCCCGCGCGATCGTGACCGACCCAACGTTGCTGGTGTGCGACGAGCCGACCGGCGACCTCGACCGGGAGACCGCGACCGGCGTGCTGTCGCTCCTCCAGTCGCTGAATCGCAAGATGGGAAAGACCATCGTCATGGTCACGCACGACCCCCAGGCCGCGGAGTACGCCGATTCCGTCGTTCAACTGGACAAGGGCGCACTGATCGGAGCGGCAGCATGA
- a CDS encoding helix-turn-helix transcriptional regulator, whose product MNLHLLYAAIDGAHVAFLVALAIRLLALAPRNRNVQLIALLAFGAICSVVSARHSYMAVLPAAFAVDLGPLIIPMNLARNLTSGLVMVLSHRIFRDGERLPPPLLAVWAVQTSLEEPLEWMATFAWAPAQPHTMFALYEVVPSALQIVMLGFALVWALRDSDADLVEARRKTRVVLVVVSVAHIVLALLVERLALQIWALPSDVYFAVHTCVTVLGLLLSGTIVVLLLRPDAARFVDPLRPAPVAAAAEVSRDEYDVARIRAAFESERVYRRMGLTVGALAEHLKIPEYRLRSLIHKNLGYRNFNTLLHDYRVAEVCEALADPAQDDMPVLTLALTAGYQSITPFNRAFRALKGMTPTQFRARSRQKPADC is encoded by the coding sequence ATGAACCTGCACCTGCTCTACGCCGCCATCGACGGCGCCCACGTCGCCTTCCTGGTGGCGCTCGCAATCCGGCTCCTGGCGCTGGCTCCGCGAAACCGCAACGTGCAGTTGATCGCGCTGCTCGCTTTCGGCGCGATCTGCTCGGTCGTGTCCGCGCGGCACTCCTACATGGCCGTGCTCCCTGCCGCGTTCGCGGTGGACTTGGGACCGCTCATCATTCCCATGAACCTCGCCCGGAACCTCACGTCGGGCCTTGTGATGGTCCTTTCCCATCGGATCTTTCGGGACGGAGAACGGTTGCCTCCTCCGCTGTTGGCAGTCTGGGCTGTGCAGACGTCACTCGAGGAGCCGCTCGAATGGATGGCGACGTTCGCGTGGGCGCCGGCACAGCCACACACGATGTTCGCCCTCTATGAGGTCGTTCCGTCAGCGCTCCAGATCGTCATGCTCGGGTTCGCGCTCGTCTGGGCGCTGCGCGATTCCGATGCCGACCTGGTGGAGGCGCGTCGGAAGACCCGCGTCGTGCTCGTCGTGGTGTCGGTGGCCCATATCGTGTTGGCACTGCTCGTCGAGCGCCTTGCCCTGCAGATCTGGGCCCTGCCCAGCGACGTCTATTTCGCCGTGCACACTTGTGTCACTGTCCTCGGCTTACTGCTGTCCGGCACCATCGTCGTGCTTCTCCTCCGACCTGACGCCGCGCGATTCGTCGATCCGCTACGACCGGCGCCCGTCGCCGCGGCCGCCGAAGTCAGCCGGGACGAGTACGACGTGGCGCGGATTCGGGCCGCGTTCGAATCCGAGCGGGTGTACCGGCGCATGGGGCTCACCGTAGGTGCGCTCGCAGAGCACCTCAAGATACCGGAGTATCGCCTCCGCTCCTTGATCCACAAGAATCTGGGCTATCGCAACTTCAACACGCTGCTACATGACTACCGCGTGGCCGAGGTCTGCGAAGCGCTGGCCGATCCCGCTCAGGACGATATGCCGGTGCTCACACTGGCCCTGACGGCCGGCTACCAGTCGATCACGCCGTTCAACCGGGCGTTCCGGGCACTCAAGGGGATGACGCCGACCCAGTTTCGCGCCCGCAGTCGGCAAAAGCCGGCCGATTGCTGA